CTTATAAAGACGTTATACAATTCTCTTGATTAATCTTCCAATCGCACGTGGAATAAATAGAAGGATATCGACGATAGTATGGATTAATGAACGAATCAGTCTCATGGTCATCCCTCCTTCTTGTTTTGTATACCTACACTTTCCACGGAAGGTTCCGTTTCAAACGGATTCCTTATAGAAGTAATATAAATTTAAACTAAAATCCACTTTATGCCATCTCTCGTTCAGATAACCTAAAGTGGATGAACAATAACGTACATTAGGGTTGATCGGCTTCGGCAGTTTCTAGCATTTTCTAGATCATGTACTACTGATACAGAAGTTTTACGTACCAGTGTTTTTTTCTTATAGAAACCGATTTGCAAATATACATCGTTCCCTTTTCCAATCGTTACAGCCCCATGCTCTTAGCGATTATGATCTTCATAATCTCATTCGTTCCCGCATATACAGACGTAATCGGGATGTCCCGATACCTTCTGGCAATCTCGTACTCTTCCATATACCCATAACCTCCGTGCAGCTGCATACATTCTCCTGCAACCTTTTTAGCCAAATCTGTCGTCCACCATTTGGCCATCGAAACTTCATTTACGATGTCCTTCCCTGCGATGTGCTTGACGATCAGTTGATCGACAAAGGTGCGCCCGATCTGGATTTCTGTCGCCATTTCAGCCATTTTAAACTGGGTATTCTGGAATTTACTAATCGGTTTACCGAAGGCTTCCCGCTGTTTTACATAATCCATCGTTAGTTCGAGCATCCGTTCCGCCGAGGTCATGGCCGCAATTGCAACTGTTAATCTCTCTTGCTGCAATTTATCCATCAAATAATAAAATCCTTTGCCTTCTTCCCCTAACAAGTTCTCTGCCGGCACACGGCAATCTTCGAAAATTAACTCTGAGGTATCCCCCGCATGCTGTCCTACCTTTCTCAGCTTTTTCCCTTTCTTGAAACCGGGAACCTTTTCATCAACCGCATCTACAATGAGAAGACTGATGCCATTACGTGCTGGTTCGGCTGTTGGATCTGTTTTACAAACGACGACGACAAAGTTAGTTGTATAACCGTTGGATACGAACGTTTTCTCACCGTTGATAATATAATCGCCGCCATCTTTTAAAGCTGTCGTTTTAATAGCTGCCAAATCCGATCCTGTCCCTGGTTCCGTCATCGCGATCGAAGAAATGATATCTCCTGTCGTGCTTCTTGGCAGCCATTTCTGTTTTTGTTCTTCTGAACCAAAAGAGGCGATATACGGCATGACAATATCATTGTGGATGCCTGGTCCACTTAAGCCCGTACCCACTTTTTCTAATTCTTCTCCTAACACGACGGAATAACCGAAGTCGGCATCCATGCCTCCGTATTTTTCTTCCAGCCAAGGACATAGAAATCCGAGTTCACCAAGCTGTTTCCAAAAAGAATGAGGAAGCTGACGGTTCTCTTCCCATTTTTCGAAATTAGGGATGACTTCTTTTTCTAAGTATTTTCTTAATGACTTCCGAAAGATTTCATGAATCTCAGTTAAAAATGGTCTATCCATTCAACCACACGCTCCCGCCATATCTTTATGTATCGATTCTATCGCATCAGCGCATTACCCAGATCTTTTAATAAGATTTAAACTGAGATATTGGAAGACAATCGCTGCTGGATATGCTTAAGCGATTGATAGGCCTCTTCTTCCATTTGCGCAAAGAGCTCCTTAATAGACAACACTTCTTTAACTAGCCCAACCGCCTGACCACAAGACCAGATCCCTCCATCAAGTTCCCCGTCAAAATAGACACGTTTGGCTCGTTTTCCTGTAATCAATGGAAGCAAATCTTCTAAAGTCGCGCCATCCTTCTCCAGCCGGTCAACTTCCTTACTGACTTCATTCAGCGCCACTCGAGAGGGGCTGCCGATATTGCGCTGCACAACCATCGTATTCGTTTCATCGGCTGACACCATCCACTGCTTCACATTGTCATGCACAGGGGCTTCTTTCGTAGCCATAAAACGCGTACCCATCAATATGCCTTCTGCTCCAAGACTCAAGGCACTCACTAAACCTCTTCCATCGGAAAATCCACCCCCGGCGATAACAGGAATATTAACAGAATCAACTACTCTTGGCAGCATAACCAATGTCCCTACATCACTCATACCAGGATGTCCCCCCGTTTCATTCCCGACAATGATCACCGCATCCACCCCCATCTTTTCTGCAGAGACCGCATATTTAACACCGGGGACTTTATGAAGAACTATAAATCCATTTTCCTTAAGCAATGGCATAATGTCTTTAGGACTGCGGCCGCTTGTTTCTACAATTTTAACGTCTTCTTCAATCAAAATTTCAATGAACTCCTCATTAGGAGTCGCTGATTGGCTGGGGAAAAGATTCAAGTTAACGGCAAAAGGTTTATCTGTCAGTTCTTTTATTTTCCGGATTTCTTTTCGTAAGTTTTCTGGCGTTCCTTGAGTTTTCGAAGTAATCGTTCCTAAACCGCCGGCCTCAGAAACGGCGGCAGCCAGTTCCGCTCGCCCAACTTGAAACATCCCTCCGCAAATAATCGGATACTTTATTCCTAACAATTCAGTTATTCGAGTTTTCATAGTTCTATCTCCCTTCTAAGAATGAACATCCTTCTTAATTCTGTTTTCAAAATCTTCCCTGCTGCGTTGCGCGGTAATTCTGCAACGAACTCCACATGCCGGGGCTTTTTGCAGCTGTTTAGATCTCTGGAATTCAATCATCGTTTCACTTCCTTATTACTTATAAAACAAAGGTAAACCATCGACTTATTTAGGAGACATGCGAATCGCACCATCTAAACGAATGGTTTCCCCATTCAACATGACATTTTCAATAATAGACTGGGCCAATTGAGCATATTCAGAAGGACGTCCTAATCGGGAAGGGAACGGTATTTGTGCTTCCAAGGCTGTTCTGGCTTTTTCTGAAAGACTACCGAACAGAGGTGTTTCAATGAGTCCTGGAGCGATGGTGACGACGCGAATTCCACTTTTGGCCAAGTCCCGGGCAATCGGAAGTGTCATACCAACGACACCGCCTTTGGAAGCACTATAGGCAGCCTGGCCAATTTGACCTTCGTAAGCTGCAACGGAAGCCGTATTAATAATGACTCCTCTTTCACCTTCTTCATTAGCTGGCAGATCGACTAATCTCACTGCGGCTAGACGAATAACATTGAACGTGCCTAAGAGATTAACCTGAATAACTTTTTTAAAGGTATCATAGTCATGCGGTTCTCCCCGGCTGACTGTTTTTTCACCTAAACCTATCCCGGCACAGTTCACCAATGTATTGAAGCTGCCAAATCTTTCAACGGCTCCATCCAATGCCTTTTTCACTTCCTCTTCACTGGTTACATCTGTTTTAATAAAGACGACATTCTTCCCCAGCTCTTCCTCTAGCTGCCGGCCCTTCTCTTCAGACAAATCCAGAATGGCCGCTTTCCCTTCTCTGCTTACAATATTTCTGACAGTACCTTCTCCTAGTCCAGAGGCTCCTCCAGTAACAACAGCAATTGATTCTTGAATTTTCATATATTTACTCCTTTCGTACTGCTATTTGTGTTCATCATGTTTCACATAGCCTAGTTCCTCAAAGATTTCTTCATTATGTTCGCCAAGGCCAGGCGGCTGGCGCCTCAGGCTTAGCTTCTTACCTGTCAGCTTGATCGGATTATTGATCTGTTTCATCGGACCCAGCTTAGGATGGGTAACCTCTTCAATCATATTTCGCTCTTTAATTTGTTCATGGTCCATCACTTCTTTGGGGGTGAGTACAGGAGAAACACAGGCATCAATCCCTTCAAAGAGAATCATCCATTCTTTCAAAGTTTTCTGCCCGATGATTTCCTCTATTTCAATTTTCATCGAACGCTGCTGTTCAACTGGCACCTCAAGCTTTTCAATAAGTTCTTTCTTCCCGATCACTTCACAGAAGTTCTTCCAAAACTTGAATTCCAATGCGCCTACCGAAAGATACCGGTGGTCTTTTGTGCGATATACTTCATAACAGGCTTTTCCACCGTTTAATGTCAGCTCCCCGCGACCTGGAGTTTGATCAGGATCTGCCCAACTATCTGGGAGAATGGTCTGCATCCAAGAAACCGCTCCATCTAACATCGAGATATCAACAAATTGGCCCTTCCCTGACTTTTGACCATCAATAATCGATAGTAAAATACCGACCGCAG
This window of the Halobacillus sp. Marseille-Q1614 genome carries:
- a CDS encoding acyl-CoA dehydrogenase family protein produces the protein MDRPFLTEIHEIFRKSLRKYLEKEVIPNFEKWEENRQLPHSFWKQLGELGFLCPWLEEKYGGMDADFGYSVVLGEELEKVGTGLSGPGIHNDIVMPYIASFGSEEQKQKWLPRSTTGDIISSIAMTEPGTGSDLAAIKTTALKDGGDYIINGEKTFVSNGYTTNFVVVVCKTDPTAEPARNGISLLIVDAVDEKVPGFKKGKKLRKVGQHAGDTSELIFEDCRVPAENLLGEEGKGFYYLMDKLQQERLTVAIAAMTSAERMLELTMDYVKQREAFGKPISKFQNTQFKMAEMATEIQIGRTFVDQLIVKHIAGKDIVNEVSMAKWWTTDLAKKVAGECMQLHGGYGYMEEYEIARRYRDIPITSVYAGTNEIMKIIIAKSMGL
- a CDS encoding nitronate monooxygenase family protein, with protein sequence MKTRITELLGIKYPIICGGMFQVGRAELAAAVSEAGGLGTITSKTQGTPENLRKEIRKIKELTDKPFAVNLNLFPSQSATPNEEFIEILIEEDVKIVETSGRSPKDIMPLLKENGFIVLHKVPGVKYAVSAEKMGVDAVIIVGNETGGHPGMSDVGTLVMLPRVVDSVNIPVIAGGGFSDGRGLVSALSLGAEGILMGTRFMATKEAPVHDNVKQWMVSADETNTMVVQRNIGSPSRVALNEVSKEVDRLEKDGATLEDLLPLITGKRAKRVYFDGELDGGIWSCGQAVGLVKEVLSIKELFAQMEEEAYQSLKHIQQRLSSNISV
- a CDS encoding 3-hydroxyacyl-CoA dehydrogenase gives rise to the protein MKIQESIAVVTGGASGLGEGTVRNIVSREGKAAILDLSEEKGRQLEEELGKNVVFIKTDVTSEEEVKKALDGAVERFGSFNTLVNCAGIGLGEKTVSRGEPHDYDTFKKVIQVNLLGTFNVIRLAAVRLVDLPANEEGERGVIINTASVAAYEGQIGQAAYSASKGGVVGMTLPIARDLAKSGIRVVTIAPGLIETPLFGSLSEKARTALEAQIPFPSRLGRPSEYAQLAQSIIENVMLNGETIRLDGAIRMSPK
- a CDS encoding CaiB/BaiF CoA-transferase family protein codes for the protein MSLPLDGIRILDLTRLLPGPYCSLLLADFGADVIKVEAPDVGDYARWNDPKIGDQSALFLSLNRNKRSVTLNLKDKKDQGIFIELVKTADVLIESFRPGVMERLDLGYDVLKKSNPQLIYCAITGYGQTGPYAYEPGHDLNFLSYSGLLHLQGQPNGKPLIPSVQIGDIGGGSLMAAVGILLSIIDGQKSGKGQFVDISMLDGAVSWMQTILPDSWADPDQTPGRGELTLNGGKACYEVYRTKDHRYLSVGALEFKFWKNFCEVIGKKELIEKLEVPVEQQRSMKIEIEEIIGQKTLKEWMILFEGIDACVSPVLTPKEVMDHEQIKERNMIEEVTHPKLGPMKQINNPIKLTGKKLSLRRQPPGLGEHNEEIFEELGYVKHDEHK